The Palaemon carinicauda isolate YSFRI2023 chromosome 43, ASM3689809v2, whole genome shotgun sequence genome window below encodes:
- the LOC137633827 gene encoding uncharacterized protein, whose protein sequence is MSVIVSYAPTYDCPEERKDEHNEELQRVIEEIQEGNMGIVIGDLNTKVGRNNQVLEILRDEEQTINEEWCDIKKIYQSSGSEVLGHAVTRRKPWIENDTCDTVKKETKTQIDR, encoded by the exons atgagtgttatagtttccTATGCACCCACATATGATTgcccagaagaaaggaaagatgaacacaatgaagaactgcagagggtaatagaggaGATCCAAGAGGGAAATATgggaattgtgattggtgacctcaatactaaagttggaaggaataaccaag tcttagagattttaagagacgaagagcagacaattaacgaagaatggtgtgatattaagaaaatatatcagtcaagcggtagtgaagttttgggacatgcagttacaaggagaaagccatggatagaAAATGATACTTGTGACActgtaaaaaaggagacaaagacacaaattgatcgttga